Below is a window of Yersinia kristensenii DNA.
CCAGCTCTTCAACTGTCCATCTGTGGGTTCGATTATCGTTCTCTAATGCTAAAACCCGTTCCTCACCAATTTTTCTAACGAGATTGCGCCGATAACGTCCGATATTTCCTGATTTGTAGACGTTACAGGAGGAACATTGAAGCCAGATATTGTCGTGGGTGAACCGTAAATGACTGGCTGATGCTGTCGTTCTGAAATGTCCCGCATGCCATGAACTGGCGTTGTGAGTCCCACATGAAATACAGCCATCACCATTGGCTAAACAGGTTTCCCGTCGCAAGTCGTTCACCACTCGCTGAGTTAACGCAATCCAATGTGATAAGGGCCGGGCATTCCTGCGACGGATTTTCAACTTATCCGCTCTTTCTTTGGCCTTTTTCTCAGCCTCATTTTTACGAACAAAAGCAATGGCACACTTTCCTCCGCAAACATGTTGAAACGGGCGTAACGGAGTAAATTCATCTCCGCACATTTTGCAGTTTTTGGGTTTGCGAGGCTTCATTACGCAACCTGCTGTTGTTTGAGTTTCTGATATTCGCAGCGCTCTGGAATAGTCAAATGACAACCTATTCCAAATGCCCAAGCTTCAATCTGATTTAAATAGAAATGCATATCCCCCGTATTTAAATTCGAGGTTTTCTTCAAAACAGAAATAACCGTCACCTCCCCCGTTCGAAGGTCTATAATTTCCTTTTCTTCATAACCGAGAAACATATGCTTCATACTGTCCTTGACCCATTCTGGCGTGGCAAATGAATTCCCGTTCTTTTTCAGGTAATGGCTTATTTCTGAATACCACAAATGACTAAGACTATTTTGACTTATACTTCTTTTATCCCGCCACTCGGTAATGACGACCCGATATCTTTTCTTCGTGGAGACGAGTTCTTTCAATAATTGCCAAAATGATAGCCGTGTGGTTTCATGGAAACAAAACTCTATCTTTTCCATATATCAATCCGATATATTATATCGCAAGGAATAATAAATTTAAGCTGCTTGCCTTTTTTTTATAAAATTCTCTTCTCGTACCAACTCACCTTTCATTAAGACGTCATTAAAATCCCCTTCGTCGGGATAACGTATTGTGACATCAATCAAATCATTCTTTGCCAGAAGGTTAGCATGAGCACAGGAAAAGGCCGCATATTGCCCTGTTGCTGAACTCTTATCCTTATCTGCAAAAATAATTAAATGTTTAACGCCTGCGGGAACAATAAACTTACTCATAAAACCACTGTTAATTGTCGCCCATGTATTTACACCATAAATCTGATAAGCAGATAATGCAGTTTCAATACCTTCTGCTATTCCCAGCGTGGACGATACCGGAAACATCCGTATTGCAACCGAGCGCGTATATTCCAAATAATTTTCCTGTTGTAACGCCTTCATTCGTTTGGTACTGATATTTCCCAGTTGTGCTTTTTTATCTCCGTCCAACAATGTTCTGTGTAAATAACATAATTCACCGTAGCAATCTGTCGCCAATGAATAAAGCGTCTGATAAACACGTCCGGCATGAAGTTGATTATCGTCAAACTTAATGGCATCAGTCGGTAAAACATTAATTCCGCGATTTCTTAAGTACCCTTCTCCGGTTGTTCCTCTTAAACGGGAAAGATTTACATATCGGTTAATCACTTTCTGGCGTTGATTTTGTCTCTCATCATTATTGGGAACACAAACATGTCGGTAATCATTACCAATCAGTTTGTCTATTTCCGCACACAGTTCACTAAATGGCTTGTTCTGTGTTCGGATTAACAGTTTCATCCCATTGCCACTGCCACAACAGCAAATCCATGTTCCTTCACCGTTTCGGTCGTCTATGCGGAATTTTCCCTGACTTCCACAGACCGGACACTCCCCCTTGTAATGTCTTTTCCCTGTCACTGGGGGCAACCCAAAGTATTCGAAAATTTTAGGCCAGTGGCCTTTTGCGGCTTCCAGTGTCTTCATGCTGCGTTACTCATCTTGCCGTGTTTCTGTCGCCACTTGGCATAAGCAATCTGTTTGTGTTTGATGTAGTTACTCACTTCCGGCGTTAATTCCATTGGAAAATCACTGAGTCCACGAGGCCAGACACCAAACTTGTCTTTGTAGGTATGAGCACACCAACCATCTGAAACAGGTTTCCCCATCGCCTCGCGCTGACGCTGATAAAACTTAATCTGTGACCACCACGCCTGCTTTTGGGACTGAGTGTATACACGCTCTTT
It encodes the following:
- a CDS encoding toprim domain-containing protein — its product is MKTLEAAKGHWPKIFEYFGLPPVTGKRHYKGECPVCGSQGKFRIDDRNGEGTWICCCGSGNGMKLLIRTQNKPFSELCAEIDKLIGNDYRHVCVPNNDERQNQRQKVINRYVNLSRLRGTTGEGYLRNRGINVLPTDAIKFDDNQLHAGRVYQTLYSLATDCYGELCYLHRTLLDGDKKAQLGNISTKRMKALQQENYLEYTRSVAIRMFPVSSTLGIAEGIETALSAYQIYGVNTWATINSGFMSKFIVPAGVKHLIIFADKDKSSATGQYAAFSCAHANLLAKNDLIDVTIRYPDEGDFNDVLMKGELVREENFIKKRQAA
- a CDS encoding YbcN family protein; its protein translation is MEKIEFCFHETTRLSFWQLLKELVSTKKRYRVVITEWRDKRSISQNSLSHLWYSEISHYLKKNGNSFATPEWVKDSMKHMFLGYEEKEIIDLRTGEVTVISVLKKTSNLNTGDMHFYLNQIEAWAFGIGCHLTIPERCEYQKLKQQQVA
- a CDS encoding recombination protein NinG, producing the protein MKPRKPKNCKMCGDEFTPLRPFQHVCGGKCAIAFVRKNEAEKKAKERADKLKIRRRNARPLSHWIALTQRVVNDLRRETCLANGDGCISCGTHNASSWHAGHFRTTASASHLRFTHDNIWLQCSSCNVYKSGNIGRYRRNLVRKIGEERVLALENDNRTHRWTVEELEQIRKQARADLRVLKKGQMSKVA